In Esox lucius isolate fEsoLuc1 chromosome 6, fEsoLuc1.pri, whole genome shotgun sequence, the following proteins share a genomic window:
- the LOC105010523 gene encoding inactive phospholipase D5 isoform X2: protein MELQLKGGGPPVVPTNTVYSTVQQQDYSASVWLRRKEKKLEHSQQKCIVIFALVCCFAVLVALIFSAVDVWGEDEDGITEENCNKNCRIVLVENIPEDVTFSENGTAHLPLSVGLHGLLEMAFRSVEIVSPQWNLNSSVYDSSSQKSAGQGWALLQRLQGLKKKGISLKIASGMIDSAELKGLSRYSEVHYINMTALTKGFLHSSFWVVDRKHIYIGSATMDWRSLSTMKELGVIVYNCSCLALDLHRVFNLYWQLQYKDFIPSMWSKRLSALWNKEENLPLLFNNTKSDVFVSSSPDVFCPKDRTVDLDAISYVIQTAKRFIYISITDYLPLTIRKAHRYWSRIDGMLREALILRNIKVRLLISCREETHPLTFNFVWSMKTLCMELANCSMEAKFFNSRELRDGTLQGINHNRFMVTDSAVYIGNFDWVGNEFTFNAGAGMVISQAEGVGVRNSTLVEQVRVTFERDWYSRHTKNLQANKIPVCNKHQLNQMAHLKITTEPTESSRSEETPNGSL from the exons TCTCAGCAAAAATGCATTGTAATCTTCGCATTGGTGTGCTGTTTTGCTGTGCTGGTGGCCTTGATCTTCTCAGCGGTGGATGTCTGGGGAGAGGATGAAGATGGTATAACAGAAGAGAACTGTAACAAGAACTGCAG GATAGTGCTCGTAGAGAATATTCCAGAAGATGTCACCTTCTCTGAGAACGGCACGGCACACCTCCCCCTCTCAGTCGGCCTGCATGGCCTGCTGGAAATGGCCTTTCGCTCCGTGGAGATCGTGTCTCCTCAATGGAACCTGAACTCCTCTGTCTATGACTCAAGCTCCCAAAAATCTGCTGGGCAG GGTTGGGCTTTGCTGCAGAGATTGCAAGGGCTGAAGAAGAAGGGAATCAGTTTGAAGATAGCCAGTGGAATGATCGACTCCGCAGAGCTCAAGGGCCTTTCTCGTTACA GTGAGGTGCACTATATAAACATGACTGCCCTGACCAAAGGCTTTCTGCACTCTTCTTTCTGGGTGGTGGATAGGAAGCACATCTACATCGGCAGTGCCACCATGGACTGGAGATCACTGTCCACG ATGAAAGAACTGGGCGTCATTGTCTACAACTGCAGCTGCCTTGCACTGGATCTGCACAGGGTGTTCAACCTCTACTGGCAGCTGCAGTATAAAGACTTTATACCATCTATGTGGTCCAAGAGGCTGAGTGCCCTGTGGAACAAAGAAGAGAACCTCCCACTTCTCTTCAACAACACAAAGTCCgatgtctttgtttct AGCTCTCCAGATGTCTTTTGCCCCAAAGACAGGACCGTAGACCTCGATGCCATATCCTACGTGATTCAAACAGCCAAGAGGTTCATCTATATATCCATTACAGACTACCTGCCTCTCACTATCAGGAAAGCTCACAG ATACTGGTCACGTATAGACGGGATGCTTCGAGAGGCCTTGATCCTAAGGAACATCAAAGTACGCCTGTTAATAAGCTGCAGGGAGGAGACTCACCCCTTGACTTTTAACTTTGTGTGGTCCATGAAGACCCTTTGTATGGAGCTGGCCAACTGTTCAATGGAGGCT AAGTTCTTCAACTCCCGGGAGCTGAGAGATGGCACACTACAGGGAATCAATCATAACAGATTCATGGTGACAGACAGTGCTGTGTATATAG GTAACTTTGACTGGGTTGGAAATGAGTTTACATTCAATGCTGGCGCTGGCATGGTGATCAGTCAGGCCGAGGGTGTGGGGGTTAGGAACTCAACATTGGTGGAACAGGTAAGGGTTACATTTGAGAGGGACTGGTATTCACGCCACACCAAGAACCTGCAGGCTAACAAGATCCCAGTCTGCAACAAGCACCAGCTGAACCAAATGGCACATCTCAAAATTACCACTGAACCAACAGAAAGCAGTAGGAGTGAGGAAACTCCCAATGGCTCCCTGTGA
- the LOC105010523 gene encoding inactive phospholipase D5 isoform X3, whose protein sequence is MKSQQKCIVIFALVCCFAVLVALIFSAVDVWGEDEDGITEENCNKNCRPLPSLRTLLKMRIVLVENIPEDVTFSENGTAHLPLSVGLHGLLEMAFRSVEIVSPQWNLNSSVYDSSSQKSAGQGWALLQRLQGLKKKGISLKIASGMIDSAELKGLSRYSEVHYINMTALTKGFLHSSFWVVDRKHIYIGSATMDWRSLSTMKELGVIVYNCSCLALDLHRVFNLYWQLQYKDFIPSMWSKRLSALWNKEENLPLLFNNTKSDVFVSSSPDVFCPKDRTVDLDAISYVIQTAKRFIYISITDYLPLTIRKAHRYWSRIDGMLREALILRNIKVRLLISCREETHPLTFNFVWSMKTLCMELANCSMEAKFFNSRELRDGTLQGINHNRFMVTDSAVYIGNFDWVGNEFTFNAGAGMVISQAEGVGVRNSTLVEQVRVTFERDWYSRHTKNLQANKIPVCNKHQLNQMAHLKITTEPTESSRSEETPNGSL, encoded by the exons TCTCAGCAAAAATGCATTGTAATCTTCGCATTGGTGTGCTGTTTTGCTGTGCTGGTGGCCTTGATCTTCTCAGCGGTGGATGTCTGGGGAGAGGATGAAGATGGTATAACAGAAGAGAACTGTAACAAGAACTGCAG ACCACTTCCTAGCCTGAGAACACTGCTGAAAATGAG GATAGTGCTCGTAGAGAATATTCCAGAAGATGTCACCTTCTCTGAGAACGGCACGGCACACCTCCCCCTCTCAGTCGGCCTGCATGGCCTGCTGGAAATGGCCTTTCGCTCCGTGGAGATCGTGTCTCCTCAATGGAACCTGAACTCCTCTGTCTATGACTCAAGCTCCCAAAAATCTGCTGGGCAG GGTTGGGCTTTGCTGCAGAGATTGCAAGGGCTGAAGAAGAAGGGAATCAGTTTGAAGATAGCCAGTGGAATGATCGACTCCGCAGAGCTCAAGGGCCTTTCTCGTTACA GTGAGGTGCACTATATAAACATGACTGCCCTGACCAAAGGCTTTCTGCACTCTTCTTTCTGGGTGGTGGATAGGAAGCACATCTACATCGGCAGTGCCACCATGGACTGGAGATCACTGTCCACG ATGAAAGAACTGGGCGTCATTGTCTACAACTGCAGCTGCCTTGCACTGGATCTGCACAGGGTGTTCAACCTCTACTGGCAGCTGCAGTATAAAGACTTTATACCATCTATGTGGTCCAAGAGGCTGAGTGCCCTGTGGAACAAAGAAGAGAACCTCCCACTTCTCTTCAACAACACAAAGTCCgatgtctttgtttct AGCTCTCCAGATGTCTTTTGCCCCAAAGACAGGACCGTAGACCTCGATGCCATATCCTACGTGATTCAAACAGCCAAGAGGTTCATCTATATATCCATTACAGACTACCTGCCTCTCACTATCAGGAAAGCTCACAG ATACTGGTCACGTATAGACGGGATGCTTCGAGAGGCCTTGATCCTAAGGAACATCAAAGTACGCCTGTTAATAAGCTGCAGGGAGGAGACTCACCCCTTGACTTTTAACTTTGTGTGGTCCATGAAGACCCTTTGTATGGAGCTGGCCAACTGTTCAATGGAGGCT AAGTTCTTCAACTCCCGGGAGCTGAGAGATGGCACACTACAGGGAATCAATCATAACAGATTCATGGTGACAGACAGTGCTGTGTATATAG GTAACTTTGACTGGGTTGGAAATGAGTTTACATTCAATGCTGGCGCTGGCATGGTGATCAGTCAGGCCGAGGGTGTGGGGGTTAGGAACTCAACATTGGTGGAACAGGTAAGGGTTACATTTGAGAGGGACTGGTATTCACGCCACACCAAGAACCTGCAGGCTAACAAGATCCCAGTCTGCAACAAGCACCAGCTGAACCAAATGGCACATCTCAAAATTACCACTGAACCAACAGAAAGCAGTAGGAGTGAGGAAACTCCCAATGGCTCCCTGTGA
- the LOC105010523 gene encoding inactive phospholipase D5 isoform X1 encodes MELQLKGGGPPVVPTNTVYSTVQQQDYSASVWLRRKEKKLEHSQQKCIVIFALVCCFAVLVALIFSAVDVWGEDEDGITEENCNKNCRPLPSLRTLLKMRIVLVENIPEDVTFSENGTAHLPLSVGLHGLLEMAFRSVEIVSPQWNLNSSVYDSSSQKSAGQGWALLQRLQGLKKKGISLKIASGMIDSAELKGLSRYSEVHYINMTALTKGFLHSSFWVVDRKHIYIGSATMDWRSLSTMKELGVIVYNCSCLALDLHRVFNLYWQLQYKDFIPSMWSKRLSALWNKEENLPLLFNNTKSDVFVSSSPDVFCPKDRTVDLDAISYVIQTAKRFIYISITDYLPLTIRKAHRYWSRIDGMLREALILRNIKVRLLISCREETHPLTFNFVWSMKTLCMELANCSMEAKFFNSRELRDGTLQGINHNRFMVTDSAVYIGNFDWVGNEFTFNAGAGMVISQAEGVGVRNSTLVEQVRVTFERDWYSRHTKNLQANKIPVCNKHQLNQMAHLKITTEPTESSRSEETPNGSL; translated from the exons TCTCAGCAAAAATGCATTGTAATCTTCGCATTGGTGTGCTGTTTTGCTGTGCTGGTGGCCTTGATCTTCTCAGCGGTGGATGTCTGGGGAGAGGATGAAGATGGTATAACAGAAGAGAACTGTAACAAGAACTGCAG ACCACTTCCTAGCCTGAGAACACTGCTGAAAATGAG GATAGTGCTCGTAGAGAATATTCCAGAAGATGTCACCTTCTCTGAGAACGGCACGGCACACCTCCCCCTCTCAGTCGGCCTGCATGGCCTGCTGGAAATGGCCTTTCGCTCCGTGGAGATCGTGTCTCCTCAATGGAACCTGAACTCCTCTGTCTATGACTCAAGCTCCCAAAAATCTGCTGGGCAG GGTTGGGCTTTGCTGCAGAGATTGCAAGGGCTGAAGAAGAAGGGAATCAGTTTGAAGATAGCCAGTGGAATGATCGACTCCGCAGAGCTCAAGGGCCTTTCTCGTTACA GTGAGGTGCACTATATAAACATGACTGCCCTGACCAAAGGCTTTCTGCACTCTTCTTTCTGGGTGGTGGATAGGAAGCACATCTACATCGGCAGTGCCACCATGGACTGGAGATCACTGTCCACG ATGAAAGAACTGGGCGTCATTGTCTACAACTGCAGCTGCCTTGCACTGGATCTGCACAGGGTGTTCAACCTCTACTGGCAGCTGCAGTATAAAGACTTTATACCATCTATGTGGTCCAAGAGGCTGAGTGCCCTGTGGAACAAAGAAGAGAACCTCCCACTTCTCTTCAACAACACAAAGTCCgatgtctttgtttct AGCTCTCCAGATGTCTTTTGCCCCAAAGACAGGACCGTAGACCTCGATGCCATATCCTACGTGATTCAAACAGCCAAGAGGTTCATCTATATATCCATTACAGACTACCTGCCTCTCACTATCAGGAAAGCTCACAG ATACTGGTCACGTATAGACGGGATGCTTCGAGAGGCCTTGATCCTAAGGAACATCAAAGTACGCCTGTTAATAAGCTGCAGGGAGGAGACTCACCCCTTGACTTTTAACTTTGTGTGGTCCATGAAGACCCTTTGTATGGAGCTGGCCAACTGTTCAATGGAGGCT AAGTTCTTCAACTCCCGGGAGCTGAGAGATGGCACACTACAGGGAATCAATCATAACAGATTCATGGTGACAGACAGTGCTGTGTATATAG GTAACTTTGACTGGGTTGGAAATGAGTTTACATTCAATGCTGGCGCTGGCATGGTGATCAGTCAGGCCGAGGGTGTGGGGGTTAGGAACTCAACATTGGTGGAACAGGTAAGGGTTACATTTGAGAGGGACTGGTATTCACGCCACACCAAGAACCTGCAGGCTAACAAGATCCCAGTCTGCAACAAGCACCAGCTGAACCAAATGGCACATCTCAAAATTACCACTGAACCAACAGAAAGCAGTAGGAGTGAGGAAACTCCCAATGGCTCCCTGTGA